Proteins encoded in a region of the Candidatus Obscuribacter sp. genome:
- the pnp gene encoding polyribonucleotide nucleotidyltransferase: MVIDGKTIIVKTGRMAKQAHGAVEVYCGDTMVLVTCTESRNVRDGIDYFPLLVDYEEKLYSVGRVPGSFGRREGKAPDKAILTSRLIDRPIRPLFKEGYKNDVQIVATTMSADQETPPDTLAMLGASFAIELAGLPFAGPIGAVRVGRVDGNLIGNPSYAQMDESDLDIVVSGTENSIMMVEAGCNLVSERDVLAAIDYGHQIIKKQIEAQKQLLRAVGVEKKEFVSPEPKTRLTALIQEKATEKLKASMNGVTDKMVRQTLIDEAKKLVVDAIAELPEDDEMRTYSGGAIKEYLENYEAELMRLQVLDTGSRADGRRCDEIRPITVECGVLPRTHGTGLFTRGTTQVLSIATLGIGSDAQRLDSIDPQTEKRYMHHYNFPGFSVGEVKPMRGPGRREIGHGALAERAIIPALPSHEEFPYTLRVVSEVLESNGSTSMASTCGSSLALMDAGVPLKHTIGGIAMGLILEGDRFAILSDIQGLEDFLGDMDFKVTGSRDGITALQMDIKIEGISIEIMRVALEQAKRGRLHIIDKMEAVLPGPRKELSKWAPRIIKVSIAQEDIGTVIGPGGKMIRRIIEETGATIDIEDDGTVLIGSVESAGGEAARDWIIRLVKKVQIGGVYHGKVTRIIPAGCFVEILPGKEGLVHISQLENRRVEKVEDVVAVGQRVIVKVKEIDEKNRVNLTMKGVSPEEKEALEKNG, from the coding sequence ATGGTCATCGACGGTAAAACAATTATCGTCAAAACAGGTCGTATGGCTAAACAAGCTCATGGCGCCGTAGAAGTTTATTGCGGCGACACTATGGTGCTTGTCACCTGTACCGAGAGTAGAAATGTCCGTGACGGTATCGATTATTTCCCACTACTAGTGGATTACGAAGAAAAACTTTATAGCGTTGGTCGTGTCCCAGGTAGCTTTGGTCGTCGTGAAGGTAAGGCTCCTGACAAAGCGATTTTGACCAGCCGTTTGATCGATAGACCAATTCGCCCTCTATTTAAAGAAGGCTACAAAAACGATGTGCAAATTGTCGCCACCACAATGAGTGCCGATCAAGAAACACCACCAGATACCCTGGCTATGTTGGGTGCTTCTTTTGCCATCGAATTAGCTGGTTTGCCTTTTGCTGGACCAATTGGGGCTGTGCGTGTAGGCCGCGTTGATGGCAATTTGATTGGTAACCCCAGCTATGCCCAGATGGATGAGTCGGACCTCGACATCGTTGTCTCTGGTACCGAAAACTCAATCATGATGGTGGAAGCTGGTTGCAACCTCGTTAGTGAAAGAGATGTCCTGGCCGCTATTGACTACGGTCACCAAATCATCAAAAAGCAGATTGAAGCGCAAAAACAACTGCTTCGCGCTGTCGGCGTTGAAAAGAAAGAATTTGTCTCTCCTGAACCAAAGACCAGACTGACTGCTTTGATTCAAGAAAAGGCCACCGAAAAACTGAAAGCATCGATGAATGGCGTGACTGACAAAATGGTCCGTCAAACTCTCATCGATGAGGCTAAGAAGCTGGTAGTTGATGCTATCGCTGAATTGCCCGAAGACGATGAAATGAGAACCTATAGCGGTGGCGCTATCAAGGAATATCTTGAGAACTACGAAGCCGAATTGATGCGCTTACAAGTGCTCGATACCGGTAGCCGGGCTGACGGTCGTCGTTGTGACGAAATCAGACCGATTACAGTTGAATGCGGCGTATTGCCTCGCACCCACGGTACTGGACTATTCACCCGGGGTACCACCCAGGTGCTTTCTATTGCCACTCTCGGCATAGGCTCAGATGCTCAGCGTCTTGATAGCATCGATCCGCAAACCGAAAAACGCTATATGCACCACTACAACTTCCCTGGTTTTTCAGTCGGTGAAGTTAAACCAATGCGTGGACCTGGTCGTCGTGAAATCGGTCACGGTGCCCTGGCTGAACGCGCCATCATCCCGGCTCTCCCCAGCCACGAAGAATTTCCTTACACACTGCGTGTAGTTTCGGAAGTACTCGAATCCAATGGTTCTACATCAATGGCTAGCACCTGCGGCTCTTCTCTGGCTCTCATGGATGCCGGCGTGCCGCTCAAACATACCATTGGCGGTATCGCTATGGGTCTGATTTTAGAGGGCGATCGTTTTGCTATCCTCTCTGACATTCAAGGTCTTGAGGATTTCCTCGGCGACATGGACTTTAAGGTAACTGGTTCGCGTGATGGCATCACTGCTTTGCAGATGGACATCAAAATCGAAGGTATCTCAATCGAAATCATGAGAGTTGCTCTCGAGCAAGCTAAACGTGGACGTCTGCATATCATTGATAAGATGGAAGCAGTACTGCCCGGACCAAGAAAAGAGCTATCCAAATGGGCTCCTCGTATTATCAAAGTGAGCATTGCTCAGGAAGATATCGGCACTGTGATTGGACCTGGCGGTAAGATGATCCGTCGCATCATCGAAGAGACCGGCGCTACCATCGACATCGAAGATGATGGCACCGTGCTTATCGGTAGTGTGGAGAGTGCAGGCGGCGAAGCTGCCCGTGACTGGATCATCAGACTGGTAAAAAAGGTGCAGATTGGCGGCGTCTATCACGGTAAAGTAACTCGCATCATTCCTGCTGGTTGCTTTGTTGAAATCTTGCCAGGCAAAGAAGGTCTGGTGCATATTTCACAACTAGAAAATCGCCGTGTGGAAAAAGTTGAAGATGTGGTGGCGGTCGGACAGAGAGTCATTGTCAAGGTAAAAGAAATTGACGAGAAAAATCGCGTCAATCTGACAATGAAAGGTGTAAGTCCGGAAGAAAAGGAAGCACTTGAAAAAAACGGCTAA
- the rpsO gene encoding 30S ribosomal protein S15: MALLVERKQELISNNQTHEKDTGSPEVQVAMLTERIVQLTEHLKTHSKDFHSRRGLLMMVGKRRRLLQYLMKENNERYRKLIEKLGLRR; this comes from the coding sequence ATGGCACTTTTAGTAGAACGAAAGCAAGAACTAATCTCCAATAACCAGACCCACGAAAAGGATACCGGTTCACCGGAAGTCCAAGTGGCGATGCTTACTGAGCGCATTGTGCAGCTCACTGAGCACCTCAAGACCCATTCCAAAGATTTTCACAGCCGTCGCGGCTTGCTCATGATGGTAGGCAAAAGACGTCGCCTGCTCCAATACCTAATGAAAGAAAACAATGAGCGCTACCGCAAGCTTATCGAAAAGCTCGGTCTGAGACGCTAG
- a CDS encoding DUF374 domain-containing protein — protein sequence MKKFRIRDLFLKYPLLDAIRVRGFAWIFKHGISVYDRSYRVMSVIPQSASDYVKTAASGSGKDKMELVKPAIYAYFHGQMYILLHLTPRYKMTAIASNSRDGEMIARAGEDLGYQVARGSRTEGGVKGALHLISAADNRQSLLFPVDGPRGPNEKVKGEILRIAQLTGLPIIPVVGRARTQMKAKTWDSYNCPVLNTAMVLVFGEPVFVDKELDKEQKESLVLSLRLICLS from the coding sequence TTGAAAAAGTTCCGAATCCGCGACCTGTTCCTCAAATACCCGCTTCTTGACGCTATCCGGGTAAGGGGCTTTGCCTGGATCTTCAAACATGGCATTTCAGTTTACGACCGTTCATATAGAGTAATGAGCGTCATCCCCCAATCAGCTTCTGACTATGTCAAAACTGCCGCCAGCGGCAGCGGTAAAGACAAAATGGAGCTGGTTAAGCCGGCCATTTATGCTTATTTTCATGGGCAGATGTACATTTTGCTGCACCTTACACCTCGTTACAAAATGACAGCAATAGCAAGTAATAGCCGTGATGGCGAAATGATTGCCAGAGCTGGAGAAGATTTGGGTTATCAGGTGGCACGAGGCTCACGCACCGAAGGTGGTGTAAAAGGTGCCCTGCACTTGATATCAGCGGCTGACAATAGACAGAGCCTGCTCTTTCCGGTGGACGGTCCCCGTGGTCCCAACGAAAAGGTAAAGGGCGAAATTTTGCGTATTGCCCAGCTCACCGGGCTGCCCATCATCCCAGTGGTGGGACGGGCACGCACTCAAATGAAGGCCAAGACCTGGGACAGCTACAACTGTCCAGTTTTAAATACAGCCATGGTGCTCGTCTTTGGCGAGCCTGTATTTGTCGACAAAGAACTGGATAAAGAGCAAAAGGAAAGCCTCGTCTTGAGCTTGAGACTTATATGTCTGAGCTAA
- a CDS encoding 4Fe-4S dicluster domain-containing protein produces the protein MAYTIVADLCEGIADCIPVCPVECIHWAEGKTNTKDTKYTYIDDSTCIDCGACLSVCPIEGAILDEWKPELQKP, from the coding sequence ATGGCTTACACAATTGTTGCTGACTTGTGCGAAGGTATTGCGGATTGCATTCCTGTCTGTCCCGTTGAATGTATTCACTGGGCAGAAGGCAAAACCAATACCAAAGACACAAAATATACATATATAGACGACAGCACCTGCATCGATTGCGGCGCATGTCTTTCTGTATGCCCTATCGAAGGCGCCATTCTTGACGAGTGGAAGCCTGAACTACAAAAACCATAA